In Nitrospinota bacterium, a single genomic region encodes these proteins:
- a CDS encoding Nif3-like dinuclear metal center hexameric protein has translation MKNNRKKIVSYLDKELRISEINDLSCNGLQVEGTENIKRIALAVDACMAVFEKTRKKRCQMIIAHHGLIWGGIKSVSKTIKQNLSFLLTNEINLYAAHIPLDLHPKLGNNIQLCKTINLRKIREFGEYEGNLIGFEGELIKTFSIEELTKRINQKIGGVSKILPFGKDKIKRIGIVSGGGAKSLIEAIEKDLDCFITGEHVHENYHLARESRINVLYIRHYHSEKLGVIALGKDLAKRFGIETIFIEEPTPI, from the coding sequence ATGAAAAATAACCGAAAGAAGATTGTATCCTATCTGGATAAAGAGCTCAGAATATCTGAAATTAATGATCTCTCTTGTAATGGTCTTCAGGTTGAGGGGACAGAGAATATCAAGAGGATAGCTCTGGCTGTTGATGCCTGTATGGCGGTTTTTGAAAAGACCAGGAAAAAGAGATGCCAGATGATAATTGCTCATCACGGCCTGATCTGGGGCGGTATAAAATCTGTTTCAAAGACCATAAAGCAGAACCTCTCCTTTCTCCTAACAAATGAAATAAATCTCTATGCTGCCCACATTCCCCTTGATTTGCATCCCAAACTAGGAAACAATATCCAGCTCTGCAAGACGATCAATTTGAGAAAAATCAGAGAGTTTGGCGAGTATGAGGGAAACCTGATTGGTTTTGAAGGGGAGCTTATAAAAACCTTTTCTATAGAAGAGTTGACAAAAAGGATCAATCAAAAGATAGGGGGTGTTTCCAAGATATTACCCTTTGGAAAAGATAAGATTAAAAGGATAGGGATTGTTTCTGGTGGCGGTGCAAAAAGTCTGATAGAAGCCATAGAGAAGGATTTGGATTGCTTTATTACTGGAGAACACGTTCATGAGAACTATCATCTGGCAAGAGAATCACGAATAAACGTTCTCTATATTAGACATTACCATTCAGAAAAACTAGGGGTCATTGCTTTGGGTAAAGATCTGGCGAAGAGGTTTGGGATAGAAACAATCTTTATTGAAGAACCTACACCAATTTAA